One Triticum dicoccoides isolate Atlit2015 ecotype Zavitan chromosome 5B, WEW_v2.0, whole genome shotgun sequence genomic window carries:
- the LOC119306302 gene encoding acidic leucine-rich nuclear phosphoprotein 32 family member B-like — MLRRAAFLVHGRAAWLPRRPVTAAAALVRRRPEPDARLRAVEGRGYARMARRMPPTRPDGYSTSDGEADAYGDVEDLEPVEPAAAADGEEDASDGEGWDGFTLDMGAGSIVDNDDEEEEEEEEEEEEEEEK, encoded by the coding sequence ATGCTCCGACGCGCGGCCTTCTTGGTACATGGGCGCGCGGCCTGGCTCCCTCGCCGTCCAGTGACGGCCGCGGCAGCACTGGTCCGACGCCGCCCGGAGCCGGATGCCCGCCTCCGCGCCGTCGAGGGCCGGGGCTACGCGCGCATGGCGCGGCGGATGCCTCCCACGAGGCCTGACGGGTACTCCACATCAGACGGCGAGGCCGACGCCTACGGCGACGTCGAGGACCTGGAGCCGGTGGAGCCGGCGGCCGCCGCGGACGGCGAGGAGGACGCCTCCGATGGGGAGGGGTGGGACGGGTTCACGCTGGACATGGGCGCCGGATCCATCGTGGAcaatgacgatgaggaggaggaggaggaggaggaggaggaggaagaggaagaggagaagtaa